From one Rhodothermia bacterium genomic stretch:
- a CDS encoding T9SS type A sorting domain-containing protein, which produces MKILLLLSALMLSIASQIFAQSGNTVTFKDADGGCFPNPATSNVLTYQSTESGRNIYAGDVLTSSSPDPLPARIFYSGTRWELQVNDGSGWAVAAYNEVDSTPNPPRYPELGTWVSGDCSNIEVFNGTGTQTVILPISLASQSAQVENQAVTFSWKTVSETNNDRFVIEQQTPQGWKPVGEVQGKGTSIDLSEYSFTVPNLAYGAHVFRIAQYDKNGYVSYGRMMQVFVELTDTFALSEAYPNPFNPQTNFTLAVAQTQVVQINIYDLQGRKVATLHNGSLAGQTTHAFTFQAQDLSSGRYFVRVKGENFVANKSLVLVK; this is translated from the coding sequence ATGAAAATTTTGCTTCTACTTAGTGCGCTTATGCTCAGCATAGCGTCTCAAATCTTTGCCCAATCAGGCAACACGGTTACCTTTAAAGATGCGGATGGGGGATGTTTTCCAAATCCTGCAACATCTAATGTCTTAACGTATCAATCAACGGAATCAGGACGAAATATTTATGCTGGGGATGTGCTTACCTCTTCTTCCCCTGACCCATTACCGGCTCGAATCTTTTATTCCGGCACAAGATGGGAACTTCAGGTCAATGATGGAAGTGGGTGGGCAGTTGCTGCTTATAACGAGGTAGATTCTACCCCCAATCCACCACGTTATCCTGAATTAGGCACTTGGGTGTCAGGCGATTGTAGTAATATTGAAGTTTTTAATGGTACAGGTACCCAAACAGTAATCCTGCCTATTTCGTTGGCCTCCCAATCGGCACAAGTGGAAAATCAAGCGGTTACTTTTAGTTGGAAAACCGTTAGTGAAACCAACAACGACCGCTTTGTGATTGAACAGCAAACGCCCCAAGGATGGAAGCCAGTTGGCGAGGTGCAAGGCAAAGGTACGTCCATTGACCTGAGCGAGTACTCGTTTACTGTTCCAAATCTGGCGTATGGCGCTCACGTTTTCCGCATTGCGCAATATGATAAAAATGGGTATGTAAGTTATGGTCGGATGATGCAGGTCTTTGTGGAATTAACAGACACTTTTGCGCTTTCGGAAGCGTATCCGAATCCCTTTAATCCTCAAACAAACTTCACCTTGGCCGTGGCACAAACGCAGGTGGTGCAGATCAATATTTATGACCTACAAGGCCGCAAGGTTGCTACGCTGCACAATGGAAGTTTGGCCGGACAAACTACCCATGCCTTCACTTTCCAAGCCCAAGACTTGTCTTCCGGACGTTATTTCGTGCGGGTAAAAGGAGAGAATTTTGTGGCCAATAAGTCGCTTGTACTGGTGAAGTAG
- a CDS encoding phage tail protein: MEQYLGEIRLFSGSYVPHGWMSCDGQLLPIQQYTALFSILGTRFGGDGRTTFGLPDLRGRIPVAPDQQRSQGFKGGSESYVLKAENLPVHGHKVNVKLNVSTASGTQDSPVGGYPAGTGTFDKEYNTTADSSMAKEMVEITAQPAGASNPQPISLMQPTVTMMFIISVDGYYPEHWDN; encoded by the coding sequence ATGGAACAATATCTTGGCGAAATTCGCCTTTTTAGTGGCTCTTACGTTCCACATGGCTGGATGTCTTGTGATGGCCAACTCTTGCCGATTCAACAATACACAGCCCTTTTTAGTATTCTGGGCACGCGCTTTGGCGGGGATGGAAGAACTACTTTTGGTTTACCCGACTTACGCGGTCGAATTCCCGTTGCCCCAGACCAACAACGCTCACAGGGATTCAAAGGTGGAAGTGAGTCCTACGTGTTAAAAGCCGAAAACCTCCCAGTCCATGGCCATAAGGTCAATGTAAAACTCAATGTTAGTACTGCTTCGGGAACCCAAGATTCTCCCGTTGGAGGTTATCCCGCTGGTACGGGCACTTTCGATAAAGAATACAATACGACCGCTGATAGTAGCATGGCGAAAGAAATGGTGGAAATTACCGCCCAGCCTGCTGGTGCGAGTAACCCACAACCGATTAGCCTAATGCAGCCTACCGTTACGATGATGTTCATCATCTCGGTAGATGGGTATTACCCAGAGCATTGGGATAACTAA